A genomic segment from Vicugna pacos chromosome 17, VicPac4, whole genome shotgun sequence encodes:
- the IQCF2 gene encoding IQ domain-containing protein F2 isoform X1: MGIRFCKDGHLILIVIEDSEEITAWKMKKQRQLSKKKKALKERIKAATKIQAWWRGTLVRRTLLHAALRAWVIQCWWRMTLDRQLQKKWRAALITYAHAERAVVKLQSLVRMWRVHWRYCQVLNAIYIIQCHWQCHNCQTCALLRGHCVVTATHLQFHIEIINP; this comes from the exons ATGGGGATTCGATTTTGT AAAGATGgccatttaattttaattgtaatTGAGGATTCGGAAGAAATAACTGCAtggaagatgaagaagcagaggcagCTGTCCAAAAAAAAG AAAGCTTTAAAAGAGAGAATAAAAGCAGCCACGAAGATCCAGGCCTGGTGGCGAGGCACCCTGGTGCGCCGGACCTTGTTGCATGCGGCCCTCAGGGCCTGGGTCATTCAGTGCTGGTGGAGAATGACACTGGACAGGCAGCTGCAGAAGAAGTGGAGGGCAGCCCTGATCACCTACGCACACGCCGAGAGGGCGGTGGTCAAGCTCCAGTCTTTGGTCCGTATGTGGCGCGTCCACTGGCGATACTGCCAGGTGCTCAACGCCATCTACATCATCCAGTGCCACTGGCAATGCCACAACTGCCAGACCTGTGCTCTCCTCAGGGGCCACTGTGTGGTCACAGCCACTCACCTGCAGTTCCACATTGAGATCATCAACCCCTGA
- the IQCF2 gene encoding IQ domain-containing protein F2 isoform X2, producing MKKQRQLSKKKKALKERIKAATKIQAWWRGTLVRRTLLHAALRAWVIQCWWRMTLDRQLQKKWRAALITYAHAERAVVKLQSLVRMWRVHWRYCQVLNAIYIIQCHWQCHNCQTCALLRGHCVVTATHLQFHIEIINP from the exons atgaagaagcagaggcagCTGTCCAAAAAAAAG AAAGCTTTAAAAGAGAGAATAAAAGCAGCCACGAAGATCCAGGCCTGGTGGCGAGGCACCCTGGTGCGCCGGACCTTGTTGCATGCGGCCCTCAGGGCCTGGGTCATTCAGTGCTGGTGGAGAATGACACTGGACAGGCAGCTGCAGAAGAAGTGGAGGGCAGCCCTGATCACCTACGCACACGCCGAGAGGGCGGTGGTCAAGCTCCAGTCTTTGGTCCGTATGTGGCGCGTCCACTGGCGATACTGCCAGGTGCTCAACGCCATCTACATCATCCAGTGCCACTGGCAATGCCACAACTGCCAGACCTGTGCTCTCCTCAGGGGCCACTGTGTGGTCACAGCCACTCACCTGCAGTTCCACATTGAGATCATCAACCCCTGA
- the LOC102525316 gene encoding IQ domain-containing protein F5-like, with amino-acid sequence MMLGEDKAAVFIQAWWRGTLVRRTLLHAALRAWIIQCWWKQKLAKLLEKRRRASLELYARQEWAAVQLQSWVRMWCVRLRYCRLLHAVRIIQVYWRWHSCHTRGFIQGHYSLKENHLNLQLEISLGSQACRVQQSIPLPIKE; translated from the coding sequence ATGATGCTGGGAGAAGACAAAGCGGCCGTGTTTATCCAGGCCTGGTGGCGGGGCACCCTGGTGCGCCGGACGCTGCTGCACGCGGCGCTCAGGGCGTGGATTATTCAGTGCTGGTGGAAACAGAAGCTGGCGAAACTGCTGGAGAAGAGGCGGCGGGCGTCCCTAGAACTGTATGCGCGGCAAGAATGGGCAGCTGTGCAACTGCAGTCCTGGGTCCGCATGTGGTGCGTCCGCCTCCGTTACTGCCGTTTGCTCCACGCTGTCCGCATCATCCAGGTCTATTGGCGCTGGCATAGCTGCCACACCCGGGGCTTTATTCAGGGCCATTACAGCCTCAAAGAAAACCACCTGAATCTTCAACTTGAAATCTCTTTGGGCTCGCAAGCTTGTAGAGTTCAACAAAGCATACCCCTTCCAATAAAGGAATGA
- the LOC102526065 gene encoding IQ domain-containing protein F1, which translates to MVELHKTAVSPYPAPLDHELVKSRSPNLRHTPGTEPTALRERRTPRLAGCAHRRFHELGIAALCDGGTWRLVPEALEGAVCGALSPGPYRRAENLTARAGVGEGPPCPSHAGVRWARLHPELADTRAAGPARRVDRLSTHAHESSATSPTCHPQGPTQGVCHRGSTIGSHPGASVEKDQPKTINEQAENEPPKNEGLTSLPSAQAPPPTLEKKAEIPRTPNRPPVSYPEVVKIQAWWRGTLVRRTLLHAALQVWIIQSWWKQTLVKLEQRRRRAALEIFTQKEWAAVRLQSWVRMWRIRRRYCRLLSAARIIQAYWRCHSCASRGFIKGHYRVTANQLHLELEILLGSGPCIVTECIPLPIKQ; encoded by the exons ATGGTGGAGCTACACAAGACTGCGG TCTCGCCCTATCCTGCCCCACTCGATCACGAGCTGGTAAAGAGCAGGTCCCCAAACCTCCGCCACACGCCCGGGACCGAGCCCACCGCGCTTAGGGAGCGCAGGACACCAAGACTCGCGGGCTGTGCACACCGCAGGTTCCACGAACTGGGAATTGCGGCCCTGTGCGACGGCGGTACC TGGCGGTTGGTCCCTGAGGCTCTGGAGGGCGCGGTTTGCGGGGCGCTGTCGCCGGGTCCCTATCGCAGAGCCGAGAACTTGACCGCGCGGGCCGGGGTAGGTGAGGGCCCGCCCTGCCCGAGTCACGCCGGAGTGCGCTGGGCTCGGCTCCATCCCGAGCTCGCGGACACCAGGGCTGCCGGGCCGGCGCGCAG AGTGGACCGGCTTTCTACGCATGCTCATGAGTCATCTGCAACGTCTCCTACTTGCCATCCTCAGGGGCCCACACAGGGAGTCTGCCACAG GGGCTCAACTATTGGAAGCCATCCTGGTGCTTCAGTC GAGAAGGACCAGCCTAAAACAATAAATGAACAGGCTGAAAATGAGCCTCCGAAGAATGAGGGGCTGACCTCTTTACCGTCAGCGCAAGCACCACCACCGACCTTAGAGAAGAAGGCAGAG ATCCCAAGAACCCCAAATAGGCCTCCTGTCAGTTATCCAGAAGTAGTCAAGATCCAGGCCTGGTGGCGGGGCACCCTGGTGCGCAGGACGCTGCTGCACGCGGCACTCCAGGTGTGGATCATTCAGTCCTGGTGGAAGCAAACATTGGTGAAGCTGGAGCAAAGGAGGCGGCGGGCAGCCCTGGAGATCTTTACTCAGAAGGAGTGGGCAGCAGTCAGGCTACAGTCCTGGGTCCGCATGTGGCGCATCCGTCGGCGCTACTGCCGTTTGCTCAGTGCTGCCCGCATCATCCAGGCCTACTGGAGGTGCCATTCCTGCGCTTCCCGGGGCTTCATCAAGGGCCACTACAGAGTCACGGCCAACCAGCTGCATCTCGAACTCGAGATCTTGCTGGGCTCAGGGCCTTGCATTGTGACGGAATGTATCCCCCTTCCAATAAAGCAGTGA